In Nostoc sp. GT001, a genomic segment contains:
- a CDS encoding STM4504/CBY_0614 family protein produces MKVYDIYSKRQKRLMGEFLDVYEYDYISKELRVQIIHIINDTIGNPDHPNNLKSFQNIYKILCREYGIFSLQEHRKSSISDVLNFMLKTDDIEQVIDVVELIFTYINSPYMRDIHYIRYHPEISPTEAIETLNYRFREHGVGYQYESGEIIRVDSQIIHAEAVKPVLHLLSDTRFQGANEEFLKAHEHYRHERYKECLVECLKAFESTMKTICDIQGWTYQPGDTAKNLINLCFQNNLIPTYLQTQVTSLKSSLESGVPTMRNKNAGHGQGSQPLTVPQHFAAYQLHMTASTILFLLEAEKALP; encoded by the coding sequence ATGAAGGTCTACGATATATACTCAAAGCGTCAAAAAAGACTTATGGGAGAATTCCTTGATGTTTATGAATATGACTATATCTCTAAAGAGCTTCGCGTACAGATTATTCATATTATTAACGATACTATAGGCAATCCCGATCATCCAAATAACTTAAAGAGCTTCCAAAATATTTACAAGATTTTATGCCGTGAATATGGCATCTTTTCGCTACAAGAACATAGAAAAAGTTCTATTAGCGATGTATTGAATTTTATGTTAAAAACCGATGATATAGAACAGGTTATTGATGTAGTAGAATTAATATTTACCTATATTAATAGTCCCTATATGCGAGACATACACTATATAAGATATCATCCAGAAATTTCACCTACTGAAGCAATTGAAACATTAAATTATAGATTTAGAGAACACGGGGTAGGCTATCAATATGAGTCAGGTGAAATTATCAGAGTTGATTCTCAGATCATCCATGCTGAGGCAGTTAAGCCAGTTTTGCATTTGCTAAGTGATACACGATTTCAAGGAGCGAATGAGGAATTTTTGAAAGCACACGAACATTATCGGCACGAGCGATACAAGGAATGCCTTGTTGAATGCCTCAAAGCTTTCGAGAGTACTATGAAAACTATTTGTGATATTCAAGGCTGGACTTATCAACCTGGAGATACGGCGAAAAATCTGATTAATCTTTGCTTCCAGAATAATCTGATTCCTACTTACTTACAAACCCAAGTTACCTCACTCAAGTCAAGTCTGGAAAGTGGAGTTCCTACTATGAGAAATAAAAATGCAGGTCATGGTCAAGGTTCTCAGCCACTTACTGTCCCACAACACTTTGCTGCTTACCAGCTTCACATGACGGCAAGCACAATTCTATTTTTGCTAGAAGCAGAGAAGGCGCTACCTTAA
- a CDS encoding aldehyde dehydrogenase family protein: protein MTTPLSCRNYIDGQWLSAGEEATLESRNPADKTEVVATFPRSQVKDVDTAVAAARKAYRSWRKVPAPARAEYIFRVGEILLQHKEELAQLISREMGKPLTEARGDVQEGIDCAFYSAGEGRRLFGQTTPSEMSNKFAMTVRMPIGVCALITPWNFPVAIPCWKAMPALVCGNTVILKPAEDTSACATKLIEIFQQAGLPPGVINLVHGVGEEVGKALVEHPNVDLVSFTGSSETGAFVGATCGRTHKRVCLEMGGKNAQVVMEDADLELALDGAVWGAFGTTGQRCTATSRLILHRDIKEKFTAMLYERTSKLRLGAGTDSDTDIGPIVNEKQLQQVSKYLDIAREEGAKVLIGGEIASEGSLKNGYFFQPTILDNVTPDMRVAREEIFGPVVALIEVNSFEDAIAILNDSNYGLSSSVYTRDINRAFTAMRDIEAGITYINGPTIGAEVHLPFGGVKQTGNGHREAGTTAMDVFTEWKSVYVDFSGSLQRAQIDNRS, encoded by the coding sequence ATGACAACTCCGCTATCTTGCCGTAATTATATAGATGGCCAATGGTTGAGTGCTGGAGAAGAAGCAACCCTAGAAAGTCGCAACCCTGCCGACAAAACCGAAGTCGTGGCAACATTTCCCCGTTCGCAAGTGAAGGATGTAGATACAGCAGTAGCCGCCGCCCGTAAAGCCTACCGCAGTTGGCGCAAAGTCCCAGCCCCAGCGAGGGCAGAATATATCTTTCGCGTTGGGGAAATATTACTCCAGCATAAAGAAGAACTTGCCCAATTAATTAGTCGGGAAATGGGTAAACCCTTGACAGAAGCTAGGGGAGATGTCCAAGAAGGTATTGACTGCGCCTTTTACAGTGCTGGCGAAGGACGGCGATTATTTGGGCAAACGACACCTTCGGAAATGTCCAATAAATTTGCCATGACTGTGCGGATGCCCATAGGAGTCTGTGCCTTAATTACTCCCTGGAATTTCCCTGTGGCAATTCCTTGCTGGAAAGCGATGCCAGCCTTGGTGTGTGGTAATACAGTCATCCTCAAACCTGCCGAAGATACTTCCGCCTGTGCAACTAAATTGATTGAAATTTTTCAACAAGCAGGTTTACCACCAGGAGTAATTAACTTGGTGCATGGTGTGGGAGAAGAGGTGGGGAAAGCTTTAGTTGAGCATCCCAATGTAGATTTGGTATCGTTTACCGGTTCTTCAGAAACGGGTGCTTTTGTCGGTGCGACTTGCGGACGCACTCACAAACGTGTTTGTTTGGAAATGGGTGGTAAAAATGCTCAAGTGGTAATGGAAGATGCAGATTTAGAACTTGCTCTCGATGGTGCAGTGTGGGGAGCATTTGGAACAACTGGGCAACGGTGTACGGCTACCAGTCGGCTGATTTTGCATCGTGATATCAAAGAAAAATTTACGGCTATGCTTTATGAGCGTACCAGTAAATTACGCTTGGGTGCTGGCACTGACTCTGATACAGATATTGGACCGATAGTCAATGAAAAACAACTCCAACAGGTGAGCAAGTACTTAGATATCGCCCGTGAGGAAGGAGCAAAGGTTTTAATTGGTGGAGAAATTGCTAGTGAAGGCTCATTAAAAAACGGTTACTTCTTTCAACCAACTATTTTGGATAATGTAACTCCTGATATGCGAGTTGCTCGTGAAGAGATATTTGGGCCTGTGGTGGCATTAATTGAGGTTAATTCTTTTGAGGATGCGATCGCAATTCTCAACGATAGCAATTATGGTCTTTCTTCTTCAGTTTACACCCGCGATATCAATCGGGCTTTTACTGCCATGCGTGACATTGAAGCAGGTATCACCTATATTAACGGCCCGACTATTGGCGCAGAGGTACACTTGCCCTTTGGTGGTGTGAAACAAACCGGTAACGGACACCGCGAAGCTGGAACTACTGCAATGGATGTTTTCACAGAATGGAAAAGCGTCTATGTTGACTTCTCTGGAAGTTTGCAACGCGCTCAGATAGATAACCGCAGTTAA
- a CDS encoding tetratricopeptide repeat protein has translation MDAEAALAWLDAIIPPQTGERLSDLQKVILVQVWLGRKYLDIAHAYGCTEGHAKDAGSQLWKLLSKVLREKITKSNCRATLERVLRKTSAISSLIDYSRSPQPTPKLEDTNFIGRTEAIAHLNTLVNQGSKVIVIQGEGGLGKTTLAQQYLQTQGFDLVLELLMAKETQNITPAERVVEEWLKQDFDEEPGVEFGVTLARLKRQLHNRRIGVLIDNLEPALDRQGALIASHRNYVELLRVLTDARVQSVTLITSRDRLCEPGLNVNHYRLPGLDESAWQQFFRNRGLTINSPTLQIMHRTYGGNAKAMGILCGSIQEDFDGDMALYWQENHADPLAATDLKNLAVSQINRLQTLDPQAYRLLCRLGCYRYQDMPTISSPGLFCLLWDVPAEQHRQIIASLRNRSLVECDKGEYWLHPVIQKEAIARLRLTDEWQIANHKAAEFWTISVKQIETFKDALQALEAYYHYIEIHDFELAGKVILKSRNNQWQQFLPLGSTLYRMGLIQPILAAIERVVNNLEDDQNLSELYNILGDLYWITGKISQAIACQEKTITLATQALKSLVLQPENKHTVYYLRMLEVDSLLSIGLYKIDLWELEAAAKLFQQVIYLAQNTEHHRWAEKASVCLALVYSYLGLPDASSALADVAYQNITNEKLIEQTGRFVYFMQILGQTYVNLGEFSQANQIFHQALTFAEESHYMQVKAKTLNGLAEIHRQQTDFALAIANHTEAIELLDKIGAKCDLAEAYFQLGLTNQRMSKSDESQINFDRAIQLFTEIKAPKQVEKVLKCATHICVTSRRLEMR, from the coding sequence ATGGACGCTGAAGCAGCATTAGCATGGTTAGACGCCATAATTCCTCCTCAGACTGGGGAACGGTTGAGCGATTTGCAAAAAGTGATTCTTGTGCAAGTTTGGTTGGGTAGAAAATACTTGGATATCGCTCATGCTTACGGTTGTACGGAAGGACACGCCAAGGATGCTGGTTCTCAGTTATGGAAGCTGCTTTCTAAAGTATTGCGAGAAAAGATTACCAAAAGTAATTGTCGCGCTACTTTAGAGCGAGTTCTGAGAAAAACTTCTGCGATATCAAGTCTGATTGATTACTCCAGATCGCCCCAACCTACCCCAAAACTAGAGGATACCAATTTTATTGGACGAACAGAAGCGATCGCTCACCTGAATACTTTGGTAAATCAAGGATCAAAAGTCATTGTTATCCAAGGTGAGGGAGGCTTAGGCAAAACTACTCTAGCGCAGCAATATCTGCAAACTCAGGGGTTTGACTTGGTTTTGGAACTGCTGATGGCGAAGGAAACGCAGAATATCACCCCCGCTGAACGAGTTGTAGAGGAATGGCTCAAACAAGATTTTGACGAAGAACCTGGGGTAGAATTTGGGGTAACTTTGGCGCGACTCAAGCGCCAACTCCACAATCGGCGCATTGGGGTGTTAATTGATAATCTTGAACCTGCATTAGATCGACAAGGTGCGTTAATTGCTTCTCACCGCAACTATGTAGAACTATTGCGTGTTTTAACTGATGCCAGGGTGCAATCTGTTACCTTGATTACTAGCCGCGATCGCCTTTGTGAACCTGGGTTGAATGTGAATCACTATCGGCTTCCTGGTTTAGATGAAAGCGCATGGCAACAGTTTTTTCGCAACCGTGGGTTAACTATCAACTCGCCAACCTTGCAAATCATGCATCGCACTTATGGCGGTAATGCTAAAGCAATGGGAATTCTCTGCGGTTCAATTCAGGAGGATTTTGATGGTGATATGGCTCTTTATTGGCAAGAAAATCATGCCGATCCGTTAGCCGCAACCGACTTAAAAAATTTGGCGGTTAGTCAAATCAATCGTTTGCAAACTCTTGACCCTCAAGCATATCGCTTACTTTGCCGTTTGGGATGTTATCGTTACCAAGATATGCCCACCATTTCATCACCAGGATTGTTTTGTTTACTGTGGGATGTTCCAGCCGAGCAACATCGCCAAATCATCGCCTCCTTGAGAAATCGGTCTTTGGTGGAGTGCGATAAAGGTGAATACTGGTTGCATCCCGTGATTCAAAAAGAAGCGATCGCGCGTTTACGCCTCACCGATGAATGGCAAATTGCCAACCACAAAGCCGCAGAATTTTGGACAATTAGTGTTAAACAAATTGAAACTTTTAAAGATGCTTTGCAAGCTCTAGAAGCATATTATCACTACATAGAAATTCATGACTTTGAGTTGGCGGGTAAGGTCATTTTAAAAAGCCGAAATAATCAATGGCAGCAGTTTTTACCTCTTGGTAGCACATTGTATCGGATGGGTTTAATTCAACCGATACTTGCGGCAATTGAGCGAGTTGTTAACAATCTAGAAGATGACCAAAATCTCAGCGAACTTTATAATATATTAGGCGATTTGTATTGGATAACAGGTAAAATTAGTCAAGCGATCGCTTGTCAAGAAAAGACTATTACACTCGCAACCCAAGCACTCAAATCACTTGTACTTCAGCCAGAAAATAAACATACAGTTTACTATCTGAGGATGCTAGAGGTAGATTCTTTATTAAGTATTGGTCTTTACAAAATAGATTTGTGGGAACTAGAGGCAGCCGCCAAATTATTTCAACAAGTAATTTACTTAGCTCAAAATACTGAACATCATCGCTGGGCAGAGAAAGCTTCAGTTTGTTTAGCTTTGGTGTATTCTTATTTAGGTTTGCCTGATGCCTCGTCTGCATTAGCAGATGTAGCTTATCAAAATATTACGAACGAAAAACTGATAGAACAGACTGGTAGATTTGTCTATTTTATGCAAATTTTAGGTCAAACCTACGTCAATTTAGGCGAATTTTCTCAGGCAAATCAGATATTCCACCAAGCTTTGACTTTTGCTGAAGAAAGTCACTATATGCAGGTAAAAGCAAAAACACTCAATGGTTTAGCAGAAATCCATCGGCAACAAACAGATTTTGCATTAGCTATTGCGAATCATACAGAAGCAATCGAACTTTTGGATAAAATAGGCGCTAAATGCGATCTGGCTGAAGCTTATTTTCAATTGGGTTTAACTAATCAAAGGATGTCAAAATCTGATGAAAGTCAAATAAATTTTGATCGAGCAATTCAGCTATTTACTGAAATTAAAGCACCAAAACAAGTTGAAAAAGTTTTAAAGTGTGCTACTCATATCTGTGTCACCAGTCGGAGATTGGAAATGAGGTAA
- a CDS encoding cyclase family protein, protein MIQPQSQNSITYTRVIHLSHVIDIDIPQWSGDPTVEFETVVELNNDGYYLRRFSLGEHSATHINAPNSFHSSALGIDQYPAQSLVVPAVVINICQATAVNSDYALTIADVLAWEAEYGEISPGCVVLLNTGWQKKWFDKSAFLNHDAQGIPHFPGFGSDATQFLLDKRHIAGVGIDTHGVDPGQDNSFTINRLVLEQPRIVLENLTNLDQLPPKGTTLAIAPLRLRGGSGSPVGVLAFVP, encoded by the coding sequence ATGATACAACCCCAAAGTCAAAATAGTATCACCTACACACGCGTTATCCACCTAAGTCATGTAATTGACATAGATATTCCCCAATGGTCTGGAGATCCCACAGTAGAATTTGAAACTGTGGTTGAACTAAATAATGATGGCTATTACCTGCGGCGTTTCTCCTTGGGGGAACATAGTGCTACCCATATCAATGCTCCTAACAGTTTTCATAGTTCTGCTTTGGGAATTGACCAATACCCAGCCCAGTCTTTGGTTGTACCAGCGGTGGTCATAAATATTTGCCAAGCTACAGCAGTTAATTCTGATTATGCCCTGACTATTGCTGATGTTTTGGCTTGGGAAGCAGAATACGGTGAAATTTCTCCTGGCTGCGTAGTTTTACTGAATACTGGTTGGCAAAAAAAGTGGTTTGACAAGAGTGCATTCCTCAATCATGATGCTCAAGGGATTCCCCACTTTCCCGGATTTGGCAGCGATGCAACTCAATTTTTACTTGATAAACGGCACATTGCTGGAGTAGGAATTGATACGCATGGTGTAGACCCAGGACAGGATAACAGTTTTACGATTAACCGCCTAGTTTTAGAACAACCGCGCATTGTGTTAGAGAATCTGACAAATTTGGATCAACTGCCACCTAAAGGTACTACTCTAGCGATCGCACCTCTAAGATTACGTGGTGGTTCTGGTTCTCCTGTGGGAGTATTGGCCTTCGTGCCTTAA
- a CDS encoding iron uptake porin: MTKYLLASASGMGFLCLIIGLSPVQALPSLKIADKNVAVNQDDSSYQKNDSHQSDLTNNLSNKLLIANESQKNLSLLNEQQKIQDIEVDSAVNLWQPIIPQPASSSPNSYKLAQVTSVSQLSDVQPNDWAFQALQSLVERYGCIAGYPNQTYRGNRAMTRYEFAAGLNACLERINELIATATGDLVKKEDLATLQKLQEQFAAELATLRGRVDAVEARTAEIEANQFSTTTKLNGEVIIAGVGASGGAPNDSDPNIILVNRVRLNLTTSFTGKDSLITGLQAYNFLGGADGQGSLQQSLGLASPLLSASSARTSFEPQFPGLNVNTLSSVGANSVQLYKLLYVFPVANKLTLFAGTAAETSDAFPVITPFYGEGQESISRFGNLNPVLRVSGGTSGTGLASAAGFIFNISPNLDLRALYGSVNANLPEKSAAEAVPGVSTTPLGAGLFSGSSIIATQLTFKPSSALDIGLNYAHSYHEINILATGLVSSDIGALAGVATGTPLTLNSVGGTLTWRLSPKIALSGYGAAIFVDAASNSVDASTTFTSWMAGVHFRDLFKSGNTAGILFGQPLFRSDTGGSAQLTPTGDNRATPYHLEAYYRLQVTDNISITPGAFVLFNPEGNSNNDTTTVGVLRTTFTF; this comes from the coding sequence ATGACAAAATATCTACTAGCTTCTGCTAGTGGGATGGGATTCTTATGTTTAATTATCGGGTTATCACCTGTGCAAGCCCTTCCTAGTTTAAAAATTGCAGATAAAAACGTAGCTGTTAATCAAGATGACAGCAGCTATCAAAAAAATGATTCTCATCAAAGCGATTTAACAAATAATCTCTCCAATAAATTGCTGATAGCTAATGAGAGCCAAAAAAACTTATCCTTACTGAATGAACAGCAAAAAATTCAAGATATAGAAGTAGATTCTGCTGTTAATTTGTGGCAGCCAATCATACCACAACCTGCAAGTTCATCTCCAAACTCATACAAACTTGCACAAGTAACATCCGTATCCCAATTGTCTGATGTACAGCCGAATGATTGGGCTTTTCAGGCACTCCAATCTTTAGTCGAGCGCTATGGTTGTATCGCAGGTTATCCCAATCAAACCTATCGCGGTAATCGAGCGATGACTCGCTACGAATTTGCTGCTGGCTTAAATGCTTGTTTAGAGCGAATTAACGAACTAATTGCCACTGCAACTGGTGATTTGGTCAAAAAAGAAGATTTAGCCACGTTACAGAAACTGCAAGAACAATTTGCGGCAGAATTGGCAACATTGCGAGGTCGAGTAGATGCTGTAGAAGCTCGCACAGCAGAAATAGAAGCAAATCAGTTTTCTACGACTACTAAACTCAATGGTGAGGTAATTATTGCTGGTGTTGGTGCTAGCGGTGGCGCTCCTAATGATAGTGACCCGAACATCATCCTAGTCAATAGAGTGCGGTTAAATCTTACTACTAGCTTTACTGGTAAAGATTCATTAATTACTGGATTGCAAGCCTATAACTTTTTGGGTGGAGCCGATGGACAGGGTAGCTTACAACAAAGTTTAGGATTAGCTTCGCCACTTTTAAGTGCAAGTAGCGCTCGTACCAGTTTTGAGCCGCAATTTCCGGGGTTAAATGTCAATACTTTGTCGAGTGTTGGCGCAAACAGTGTTCAGCTTTATAAATTGCTGTATGTCTTTCCCGTCGCTAATAAATTAACCTTGTTTGCGGGAACTGCGGCAGAAACATCAGATGCTTTCCCAGTAATTACGCCTTTTTATGGTGAAGGACAAGAGTCAATTTCTCGTTTTGGCAACTTGAATCCTGTGCTACGGGTTTCTGGTGGGACTTCGGGTACTGGTTTAGCATCGGCAGCGGGATTTATTTTTAACATTTCACCAAATTTGGATTTAAGAGCTTTATACGGCAGTGTAAATGCTAATTTACCCGAAAAATCTGCGGCTGAGGCAGTACCAGGAGTTTCTACTACACCTTTGGGAGCAGGTTTATTTAGTGGTAGTAGTATTATTGCCACACAGTTAACCTTCAAACCGAGTTCTGCTCTGGATATTGGTTTAAACTATGCCCATAGTTATCACGAAATCAATATTTTGGCTACAGGATTAGTTAGTAGTGATATCGGTGCTTTAGCAGGGGTTGCAACTGGAACACCGCTCACACTCAACTCTGTTGGCGGTACGCTAACATGGCGATTGTCTCCCAAAATAGCCTTATCTGGCTACGGTGCAGCAATATTTGTTGATGCTGCTTCAAATAGCGTGGATGCTTCCACCACATTTACAAGTTGGATGGCGGGAGTTCACTTCAGAGATTTATTCAAGTCAGGAAACACTGCCGGGATTCTTTTTGGTCAGCCGCTTTTCCGTAGTGATACTGGTGGTTCTGCTCAACTTACACCCACAGGCGACAATCGGGCGACTCCTTACCATTTAGAAGCCTATTACCGCCTTCAAGTTACCGATAATATCAGCATTACCCCTGGTGCGTTTGTTCTCTTTAACCCAGAAGGTAACAGCAACAATGACACTACGACTGTAGGTGTACTTCGGACTACTTTTACGTTTTAA
- a CDS encoding Uma2 family endonuclease, producing MVKSDPRQLPSSAELPCSDDTPVDNEDQNFIPNLLLFLLQYIWVNRNDWFFSVDMGVYHTTGVSPLVPIVPDGFLSLGVERRKEGKSRKSYVVWEENNIVPILALEIVSLTPGGEYDKKLDTYAKLGVLYYIIYNPEYWQRDRHQPFEVYRLVDGSYQLQIGEPFWMPEIGLGIGRGQYVSGNIQRQVLYWYDQQRKRYQTPEEQLELAQKQLERYRQQFGELTE from the coding sequence ATGGTGAAATCAGACCCCCGCCAATTGCCTAGCAGTGCTGAACTTCCTTGTTCAGACGATACCCCTGTGGATAACGAAGACCAGAACTTTATTCCTAACCTGCTTCTCTTCTTACTGCAATACATTTGGGTAAACCGTAATGACTGGTTTTTCAGTGTGGATATGGGCGTTTACCATACCACAGGGGTTAGTCCACTTGTGCCAATTGTACCCGACGGATTTTTGAGCTTAGGTGTAGAACGCCGCAAGGAAGGCAAATCTCGTAAAAGCTATGTTGTTTGGGAAGAAAACAACATTGTGCCTATCCTGGCTTTAGAAATTGTCTCCTTAACTCCGGGTGGAGAATACGACAAAAAATTAGACACTTATGCCAAGTTAGGTGTACTATATTACATTATTTATAATCCAGAGTATTGGCAACGCGATCGCCATCAACCTTTTGAAGTTTATCGTTTAGTAGATGGTAGTTATCAATTGCAAATTGGTGAACCTTTTTGGATGCCAGAAATTGGTTTGGGAATTGGTAGAGGGCAATACGTCTCTGGTAATATCCAGCGTCAGGTTTTGTATTGGTATGACCAACAAAGAAAGCGCTATCAAACTCCAGAAGAGCAGTTGGAGTTAGCGCAAAAACAACTTGAGCGTTATCGTCAGCAATTTGGGGAGTTGACAGAATAA
- a CDS encoding GUN4 domain-containing protein gives MKRFPRHDFYIINKLWVQYSEGKFGFSVQQRIWQAKKDCKRFAYKVGWVASLANNEWVKYEEYTFSLDAPKGHFPSISRLVGLDSTNLSGVQHRVKVFLSRY, from the coding sequence ATTAAAAGATTTCCTCGTCATGACTTTTATATTATTAATAAGCTTTGGGTTCAATATAGCGAAGGCAAATTTGGTTTTAGCGTCCAACAACGTATTTGGCAAGCGAAGAAAGATTGTAAGCGCTTTGCTTATAAAGTTGGATGGGTAGCAAGTCTTGCCAATAATGAATGGGTTAAATATGAAGAATATACTTTCAGCTTAGACGCACCTAAAGGACACTTTCCATCTATATCTCGGTTAGTAGGATTAGATTCTACAAACCTTAGTGGGGTTCAGCATCGAGTAAAGGTTTTTTTGTCACGATACTAG
- a CDS encoding ferritin-like domain-containing protein translates to MLNILNPITEDLVSQSYPSPHYLQTQRRIRSLIDKYIAVEKLHDRLQDLSIQFANPQPRPWKLIDWQTINRNQIIGLDAEVFLSILIGAMDTEAPIRGYTQTSRQYLEKLHPQMARFVGGTVGKDGELLELGLWEKEERQHTPALIKIYTQLTGEKITPKLRIVRSYLPTDDPHEDLYRHGLHRIATEYGATCLYIWLMAHTTGALQDVLEELAQDEINHMTKFWGFGVWAFPDTGLMRIGRTLIKTRSPNYQRNNLMRTLRRMMGTLNWNAWSLTNKTTLLFTFTYTMHRLWSWNNTLTPKYLQDLFEINHQ, encoded by the coding sequence ATGCTTAACATCCTCAACCCAATCACAGAAGACTTAGTAAGTCAAAGCTATCCCAGTCCTCATTACTTACAAACACAGCGCCGCATTCGTTCCCTCATAGACAAATATATTGCAGTCGAAAAACTACACGATCGCCTGCAAGATTTATCTATACAGTTTGCCAATCCCCAACCGCGTCCCTGGAAACTCATCGATTGGCAGACGATTAATCGCAATCAAATTATCGGCTTAGACGCAGAGGTATTTTTATCTATATTGATAGGTGCGATGGATACAGAAGCACCCATTCGCGGCTATACCCAAACCAGTCGCCAGTATTTAGAAAAATTGCATCCTCAAATGGCTCGATTTGTTGGTGGAACTGTCGGTAAAGATGGCGAATTGCTAGAACTTGGTTTGTGGGAAAAGGAAGAACGTCAGCACACACCTGCATTAATCAAAATCTACACCCAATTAACAGGCGAGAAAATTACCCCAAAACTTCGGATTGTTAGAAGCTATCTTCCCACAGATGACCCTCACGAAGATTTATATCGCCACGGTTTACACCGCATTGCCACAGAATACGGTGCAACCTGTCTTTATATTTGGTTGATGGCTCACACCACTGGCGCACTCCAGGATGTTCTAGAGGAATTAGCGCAGGATGAAATCAACCACATGACCAAATTCTGGGGGTTTGGAGTCTGGGCTTTCCCTGATACTGGGTTGATGCGAATTGGACGCACCCTAATCAAAACGCGATCGCCAAACTATCAGCGTAACAACCTCATGCGTACTCTCCGCCGCATGATGGGTACACTCAACTGGAATGCTTGGTCATTAACCAACAAAACAACTCTCCTCTTCACCTTCACTTACACAATGCATCGCCTGTGGAGTTGGAACAACACCCTTACACCAAAATATTTGCAAGATTTATTTGAAATAAATCATCAGTAA
- a CDS encoding Uma2 family endonuclease, protein MYNYNPLDCLPSSAELRDSDDTPVDNELQILIPNLLLAILASIWQTRDDWFFGINMGIYYTPLQPAIVPDGFLSLGVERFVGENGRSSYVFWEEEGIAPILALEVVSQTYNGEYEQKKIDYAQLGILYYAIYAPTRLRRKRQRLEVYRLVEGKYILQLGDQIWMPEIGLGIGREQATYQGRTREWLFWYDQDGNRYQTPEEINAQQQQQLEQTQQQLQELLAKLQQRGIDPNLL, encoded by the coding sequence ATGTATAATTACAATCCCTTAGACTGCCTACCTTCATCGGCGGAATTACGAGATTCTGATGATACCCCTGTGGATAACGAACTACAAATATTAATTCCTAATTTATTGTTAGCCATCTTAGCCTCGATTTGGCAAACCCGTGATGACTGGTTTTTCGGTATCAATATGGGAATTTACTATACACCATTACAACCTGCTATAGTCCCCGATGGGTTTTTGAGTTTAGGTGTTGAACGTTTTGTTGGAGAAAACGGACGTTCTAGTTACGTTTTCTGGGAAGAAGAAGGAATTGCGCCCATTTTAGCTTTAGAAGTGGTTTCTCAAACCTATAATGGCGAATATGAACAAAAGAAAATAGACTATGCTCAATTAGGCATCTTATACTATGCCATTTATGCACCAACGCGGCTACGTCGTAAGCGTCAACGTTTAGAAGTTTATCGCTTAGTTGAAGGTAAGTATATTTTACAACTCGGCGATCAAATTTGGATGCCAGAAATTGGTTTAGGGATTGGACGAGAACAGGCTACTTATCAAGGAAGAACACGAGAATGGCTATTTTGGTATGACCAAGATGGTAACAGATACCAAACTCCAGAAGAAATAAACGCACAACAGCAACAACAGCTAGAACAAACTCAGCAGCAGCTTCAAGAACTTTTAGCCAAATTACAACAACGAGGAATTGACCCAAATTTACTATAG
- a CDS encoding isoprenyl transferase, with translation MTKLPTDLNPQKIPQHIAVIMDGNGRWATSRGLPRIAGHRQGAKTLKELLRCCKDWGVKALTAYAFSTENWQRPVEEVDFLMHLFERLLHRELAQMHQEGVRISFIGDLSALPKSLQTEMERSMAETLNNQAIHFTVAVNYGSRNEITRVCRQVAQLVEQGELSAEQVNESLVEQHLYTADTPEPDLLIRTSGEMRLSNFLLWQMAYTEMYFTDILWPDFNREAFHQALLSYQNRDRRFGQVKASVSA, from the coding sequence ATGACAAAATTACCCACCGATTTAAACCCGCAAAAAATACCCCAACATATCGCCGTCATTATGGATGGTAACGGACGATGGGCAACCAGTCGAGGATTACCGCGCATTGCTGGACATCGCCAAGGAGCAAAAACGCTTAAAGAACTATTGCGTTGCTGCAAGGATTGGGGAGTCAAAGCGTTGACAGCCTATGCTTTCTCAACAGAAAATTGGCAGCGTCCCGTTGAAGAAGTAGATTTTCTGATGCATTTGTTTGAGCGATTACTACACCGCGAGTTGGCTCAGATGCATCAAGAAGGAGTGCGAATCTCCTTTATTGGAGATTTATCAGCTTTACCCAAGTCTCTACAAACGGAAATGGAGCGTTCAATGGCAGAGACGTTGAACAATCAAGCAATCCACTTTACTGTTGCAGTCAACTACGGTAGCCGCAACGAAATTACCAGAGTTTGTCGTCAAGTAGCTCAACTCGTGGAACAGGGCGAACTCAGCGCGGAACAAGTGAATGAAAGTCTTGTAGAACAACACCTCTATACAGCAGATACTCCAGAACCCGATTTGCTGATTCGTACTAGCGGTGAGATGCGGTTGAGTAATTTTCTTTTGTGGCAAATGGCGTATACAGAAATGTATTTCACCGATATTCTTTGGCCAGATTTTAATAGAGAAGCATTTCATCAAGCTTTGTTGAGCTACCAAAATCGCGATCGCCGTTTTGGTCAAGTTAAAGCTTCAGTGTCAGCTTAG